Part of the Streptomyces antimycoticus genome, GCGACCGACGGTCATGGCGGCGGCGAAGCCGGCGTAGACGAGGGATCCGAGAGCGTCGTCGAGTCCGTGGCCGTCCACCATGAGCAGCGGCAGCCAGTCGTTGGCGGCCCCTTCCGCGAGGGCCATGGCCAGGACGATCACACCGATCAGCAGGAGTTGCGGGTCCTTCCACATCTTCCGGGCGGAGGTGCGAGGTCCGGCCTTCCCGGGGCCGGGGCTCATGCGCCCGATACCCGCGGGAATGGCCCTCAGGGCCTGCAGAAGGACAAGGGCGGTGATCAAGGTGATCAGGCCGAGATGCCACGGAACGGGAAAGTTCCGGGCGGTGGCGGCGATGCCGAGCAGGGCGCCCACCACCGTGCCCAGGCTGAAGCAGCCGTGCAGCGTCGGCAGCACCACCGAGTTCGCTCGTCGCTCGACCTCGACCCCGTCGATATTGATGGCGACCTCGGCGGAGCCCATGCCCGCCCCGAAGGCGAAGAGCCCTGCCGTGACCAGCGGCGCCGAGGCCAGCAGCGCACCACCGCCGATGACGGCGGTGCTCGCCACGACGAGCAGGCTGCCCATCCCGATGACCGGCCGGGTGCCGAACCTGCCCACGAGGGTGCCCGAGCAGAGGATGCCCATCATGGAACCGGCCGACAGGCCGAAGAGCACCAGCCCCATCTGGGCGGTCGATGCCCCCAACTGGTCCCTGATGTCGGGTGTCCGCGTCACCCACGACGAGATCGAGAGCCCGGGGAGGAAGAAGAGCAGGAACAGCGATTGCCGCCATCGGCGGGTGGCGAGGCCGAGCTGAGTGGGCGCGGCTTCGGCCACCCGCATGCGCTCGGTATCGGCCACATCGGTCATGGTGCGTGTGCTCCGATCAGTTCGCTCAGGTACGCGTAGCTCTTGGTGGCCGCTTCCGGGGAGGCGCATTCCACGGAGTGCACCACAGCGTGGTCGGCCGTGGCGAGTGTGGAGACGATGCGCTCCCAGTCGACGACGCCCTCACCACAGGCGCAGCCGAGCATGCCGCGGACCTTGCCACGGTAGCGGGCGGCGTCTCGTGCGAGCTGTCCTTGGTGTGCGGGTGGGTGGCCCGGCCGACGATGGTCTCCAGCCACGCGTGCGGGTCGTTGCCGCTGAGGTAGCTGTTGCCGGTGTCGAGGTTGATGGTCAGCGCCGGACTCTCGATGAGTCCCATGAGCGGTCGAGCGCTCGGGCGTGGCGGTGTACGCGCCGTGGGTCTCGACGGCGACGGCGATGCCGCGCGGTTCCGCGACCAGGGCGGCCTCCTGGAGCGTGTACCGCATGAGGGTGCAGTTCTCCTCCTCGGTGGTCCAGGACGGCGGTGGCACGTCGTCGAGCATGATCATGGGGCGCCGCACTCGGCGGCGTGAGGCCACGACGGCCGCGACCGCCGGCCTCACCGTCACGGTGTACTCCGGTCCGGAGTGCCTCGGCCGGCTCTTCGGCGATGCCCTCGGCTATAGAGGCATGCTCGTCGGCCCGGCGGCGGTCACGTTCCTGGTGGACACGGCCGGTCCGGGCCGGCTCCCGCTGCTGCCGTTCGTCCTGATGGCCATCGTCATGATCGCCGCGCCACTCCTCATGACCTCCGCCCCGCGGTACGACGACACCGCATCGCCCGGCGCGGCGCCGCGGGGTGCGGAAGCGGAGCCCGCGCCTGTGGCGACCCGGCCCGCGGACCATCTGGTGGCGGACCACCGGAGCCGGTGATACGGACAGGGCGGCCGCTGCCGGAGGCCGCCCGGCGGAACCCCGTGACGCCGTGCTGATCCCCGTTCGCGGGCCCGGACCCGGCGTTCGTGGCCGGGGCAGAAATCGCTCGCCGGCCGGGCCGCGCACTGCTAGCTTGCGGCCGTGGATCTCTTCTCACGCGCGTGGACAGCGTTGCGCACGGCGGTCGCCGAGCTCCCGGACGAGGACTTCGCCCGGCCCTCCGGCTGTGCCGGCTGGCTCGTACGGGACCTGGTGTGCCACCTGATCATCGATGCCCAGGACGTCCTGATCACCCTCGTGACACCCGCCGAGACGGAACCCACGCGCAACGCGGTGACCTACTGGGAGGTCGCCGAAACGCCGCCGACCGGCGACGACCCGCTCGACGCGCTGACCGTCCGGATGGCCGCCGCGTACGAGGAGCCGTGGCTGCTGAAATTCCACCTCGACGACGTCGGCTCCGCCGCCGGGCGCGCGGCCGAGCTCGCCGACCCGGGGCTGTGGGTCAGCACCCGCGAGGAGGTGTTCACCGCGGGCGACTACCTCTCCGTGTACGTGCTGGAGTGGACCCTGCACCACCTCGACCTGATCGCACACCTCCCGGGCGCTGCGGGACCGTCCGCCGAGAGCCTCGCCGGGGCACGCGAGATGCTGGAGCGGATCGCCGGGGCGGCGTTCCCCGCGTCGTGGTCCGACACGGACGCACTTCTGGTCGGCACCGGCCGACGAGCCGCGACCGATGCGGAGCGGGCCGAGCTGGCCGAACTGGCCGCGAAATTCCCGGTCTTCCTCGGATAGTCCGCCGGCCGAACGGGCCGGCCGGTCAGTGTGTGGTGACTGATCGAGCCGCACGCCGCTCTCCCACGCGTCCGCGGTGTCCGCGTCGCGCGGCGAAGAGGCCCGGCGGCGTCTGGAGGCCCTGAGCGCACGGGAGTTGGAGGTGCTCGCGCTGCTCGGCGAGGGGCTGTCGAACGCCGACGCCCGTGAGCGGATCCACATCAGCGAGGCGACGGTGAAGACGTATGTCAGCCGGATCCTGACGAAGTCGCACGGTGAGAACCGGGTGCAGGCGGCGCTGCCGGCGCGGGACGCGGAGCTGGGCACCACGCGTTGACGCCGTGGGCGTCATCCCGCGCGCCGGGCCGCCGGGTTGCCCTGGTGGGTGAAGGCAGCCCAGAGGTGGATGCGGTCGAGGTCGGTGCGGACGGCTTCGTCGCAGAGTTCACCGTGGAGGGTGGGCGGTGGCTCGCGCCGCGGGTTGAGCATCCAGAGCTGGGCCGCGCGCAGGGCGTCCACCGGGGCGAGGCGCTGTCTGGTGACGAAGTCGTGGAAGACGGCCATCATCAGGGCCGTCGTGGCGTCGTGGACGGCCCAGCGCGAGCCGATGACATCGGCCGCACCGCGGGCGATCAGGGCGGTGGACAGGGTCAGGGCCTCGTCGTGGTCGCGGGTGCTCAGGTCCGTCTCGCAGGCGCTGAGCACCACCAACGGGCCCGCGGCGTCCGGCTGCCCGGTGGCCGCGCCGTCCAGGAGGCGGGCCACGGTCAGGCGTCCGGCGTCCTCGGGACCGGCCGGCGGGGCGGCGAGCCACAGTGCCGAACGCGTGGGATCCGGACCGGCCAGGGCGTGGCAGGTGATGTGCAGGACGGCGACCGGGGAGCCACCGCCGGGCAGAACGGCGAGAATGTCCTCGGGGGTGCCCGGCGCGTCGCCGGCGCCGGCCGTGGGGAACTCGCCGTAACGGAGGCCGTCGGGGTAGCAGGCCGCGTGCAGCGCCTCCGCCTCGATCTCGGCCCATACGAGGCTGAGTTCGGGG contains:
- a CDS encoding MFS transporter, which gives rise to MRVAEAAPTQLGLATRRWRQSLFLLFFLPGLSISSWVTRTPDIRDQLGASTAQMGLVLFGLSAGSMMGILCSGTLVGRFGTRPVIGMGSLLVVASTAVIGGGALLASAPLVTAGLFAFGAGMGSAEVAINIDGVEVERRANSVVLPTLHGCFSLGTVVGALLGIAATARNFPVPWHLGLITLITALVLLQALRAIPAGIGRMSPGPGKAGPRTSARKMWKDPQLLLIGVIVLAMALAEGAANDWLPLLMVDGHGLDDALGSLVYAGFAAAMTVGRFGGGFFLERFGKAAVVRAGAISAALGIALVVFSDSAVVAGVAVFFWGLGASLGFPVALSAAGGSGPDQTARVGLVATIGYVAFLVGPPGLGFLGDHYGLRTAMLAVLACVTTAVFVAPAVGGRVAERSADTVEESESVPG
- a CDS encoding maleylpyruvate isomerase N-terminal domain-containing protein, whose translation is MDLFSRAWTALRTAVAELPDEDFARPSGCAGWLVRDLVCHLIIDAQDVLITLVTPAETEPTRNAVTYWEVAETPPTGDDPLDALTVRMAAAYEEPWLLKFHLDDVGSAAGRAAELADPGLWVSTREEVFTAGDYLSVYVLEWTLHHLDLIAHLPGAAGPSAESLAGAREMLERIAGAAFPASWSDTDALLVGTGRRAATDAERAELAELAAKFPVFLG